The bacterium genome contains the following window.
CGCCCGCACGCCGGCCCGCGCGAGCATCTGCGCGACGTGCTGCGCGACCTCGGCCGGCGTGGCGACGATCCCGATCTGCACCTTCCGCTTCCGGATCGAGGCGATCAGGTTCTCCGTCGGCTCGACCTCCAGCTTGCCGAACTTCCGGCCGATCTTGTCCGGATCGTTGTCGAAGAGCAGGACGATCTTGAGCCCGTACGCCTCGAAGCCGGGATAGCGGGCGAGCGCCCGCCCGAGGCTTCCGGCGCCGACGAGCGCCGCCGGCCGCGGATGATCGACGCCGAGCACTTCGCGCAGCCGCGCCGCGAGGCGGTCCGCCTCGTAGCCGACGCCGGGGCGTCCCCGCTCCGCCAAGTGTCCCAGGTCCTTGCGGACGATCGCCGCTTGGGTGTCGGCGGCGACCGCCAGATCGTCGGAGGAGACGACCGGTTCGTGCCGTCCGAGGGCTTCGAGGCAGCGCCGGTAGTAGAGGGGGAGCCGCTCCAGCGTCGGGTCGGGAATCTGCGCCTCGGACATCCGGCTCCTCCAGCGGGAGATCGTGAACAAAAGTACGAAGTCAGCATAGCCCCGCGATTCCGGCCCGGCAAGTCGCGCCTGGGGCGAAAACTTCCCCAATTGGCTCGATTAGCGCCGTTTACAGCGCCCGCCCAAGGCGTTTCTTGCGCGTCCCCGCAGCGGCTGCTAACCTCCCACCCGTGAAAAAAATCACGAAGTCGCGGAATGCCGAAGGACCTGCCCGCCAACTGCGGCCGGCTCGCGCGTCCCGCGGCGAAACATCCCGGGCGGGCTCGTGAACTAATTCACGAACGCCGGGCAGCCCCGCCGAAGGGCGCGCGACGCCCGAGGCGTGAGGGCCAGAAGGGGACGGACCGGATGGGCAAGACACTGACGCAGAAGATCCTCGAAGCGCACCTCGTAGACGGCGAACTGGTCGTCGGCCGCGAGATCGGCCTGCGCATCGACCAGACGCTGACCCAGGACGCCACCGGCACGATGGCCTACCTGCAGTTCGAGGCGATCGGCATCCCGCGCGTCCAGACGGAACTCTCGGTCAGCTACGTGGACCACAACACGCTCCAGTCCGACTTCAAGAACGCCGACGACCACAACTACCTCCGCTCGGTGGCGGGGAAGTACGGCGTCGTCTTCTCGCGCCCCGGCAACGGCATCTGCCACCAGCTCCACCTCGAGCGGTTCGCCCGCCCGGGCCGGACGCTGATCGGCAGCGACAGCCACACGCCGACCGCCGGCGGCGCCGGCGCGTTCGCCCTCGGCGCCGGCGGCCTCGACGTCGCCTGCGCAATGGCCGGCCAGCCGTTCCGCCTCAAGACCCCGAAGGTCGTCGCCGTCCGCCTGACCGGCAAGCTCTCGCCGTGGGTTTCGGCGAAGGACGTGGTCCTCGAGCTGCTGCGGCGGATCGACGTCAAGGGCGGCAGGGAGAAGGTGCTGGAGTACTGCGGTCCCGGCGTCGCCACCCTCTCCGTGCCCGACCGCGCGACGATCACCAACATGGGGACCGAGACCGGCGCCACGACGTCGATCTTCCCCAGCGACGACGCGACCCGCGCCTTCCTCGAGGCGCAGGGGCGCGGCGAGCAGTGGGTCGCGCTCGGCGCCGACGCCGACGCGGTCTACGACGAGACGATCGAGATCGACCTCGCGGCCGTCGTGCCGATGGCCGCCTGCCCGCACAGCCCCGGCGCGGTGAAGACCGTCCGCGAGCTCGGCGCGATGGCCGTCAACCAAGTCTGCATCGGCTCCTGCACCAACTCCTCGCTGCGCGACATGAAGGCCGCGGCCGCCGTGCTGCGCGGCAAGACGATCGCCGAAGGGCTGCACCTCACGGTCAACCCGGGCAGCCGCCAGGTCGTCGAGCACCTCGTCGAGTCGGGCGAGCTGCGCGACCTCGTGGCCGCCGGCGCGCGGATCCTCGAGAACGCCTGCGGCCCGTGCATCGGCATGGGCGCGGCCCCCTCGACCGGCGCCGTGTCGGTGCGCACGTTCAACCGCA
Protein-coding sequences here:
- a CDS encoding redox-sensing transcriptional repressor Rex — protein: MSEAQIPDPTLERLPLYYRRCLEALGRHEPVVSSDDLAVAADTQAAIVRKDLGHLAERGRPGVGYEADRLAARLREVLGVDHPRPAALVGAGSLGRALARYPGFEAYGLKIVLLFDNDPDKIGRKFGKLEVEPTENLIASIRKRKVQIGIVATPAEVAQHVAQMLARAGVRAIWNFAPRRLTDLPGVVVKNEDLARELAVLCHRLSWTQG
- a CDS encoding aconitate hydratase, which codes for MGKTLTQKILEAHLVDGELVVGREIGLRIDQTLTQDATGTMAYLQFEAIGIPRVQTELSVSYVDHNTLQSDFKNADDHNYLRSVAGKYGVVFSRPGNGICHQLHLERFARPGRTLIGSDSHTPTAGGAGAFALGAGGLDVACAMAGQPFRLKTPKVVAVRLTGKLSPWVSAKDVVLELLRRIDVKGGREKVLEYCGPGVATLSVPDRATITNMGTETGATTSIFPSDDATRAFLEAQGRGEQWVALGADADAVYDETIEIDLAAVVPMAACPHSPGAVKTVRELGAMAVNQVCIGSCTNSSLRDMKAAAAVLRGKTIAEGLHLTVNPGSRQVVEHLVESGELRDLVAAGARILENACGPCIGMGAAPSTGAVSVRTFNRNFEGRSGTKDAKVFLVSPETAAATALRGVLTDPRDLGAAPKIDAPKSFFVNDNMFIKPRPQAEAEKVAIVRGPNIAPLPEFPPLPDALSGPALLKVGDNITTDHIMPAGARILPLRSNVPAISKFVFEAVDSSFPERAQAAGGGFIVGGENYGQGSSREHAALAPKYLGVKAVIVKSFARIHLANLINFGIVPLTFVDPADYDKIDAGDALEAVIGDLRGAVKLVNKTKGASYALTHTLSPLDAEILKAGGKLPWIKTQLAARA